The genomic stretch ACACAATTATACCGCCATTGTCAAGATTGGGGAATCAAAGACATTTGGTAGCGGTACGTAATGGTTTAACGTTAACGTTACCGGCAATCATAAGCGGAAGCATTTTTCTTATCATAGGGAATATTCCAATTGAAAGCTGGACTAATTTTTTAGCACCTTATGAAGACATGATTAATGCTGCCGTCGGTGTTTCGTTTGGCATTATTTCACTTTTAGCAGCAATTGGAATCGGTTACGAGCTAAGTAAAAGTTATGACCTTGATGCTATTTCCGGTGCGGGCTTGTCGGTAATGGCTTTTATTACCACTCAGCTTTCAGACGGCTTTGTCATTGATCCTGCAGGCTTTGATTCTACGGGACTATTTACAGCAATTATTGCGGGAATTGTTACGACTGAAATTTATCATTTCTGCATTAAAAAGAATTGGGTATTTAAACTGCCTGAGGGTGTGCCGCCGGCAGTAAGTAATTCCTTTGTATCTTTGATTCCTGCAATGCTGATTTTAGTGCTGTTCTGGACAATTCGTGTTCCGCTGCATTTTAATATTACTGAATTCATTCAAAGTATCTTTTCGCCGTTGCTTCATGCATTAAATAGTTTACCTGGTATTTTGCTCTACACATTTTTAGTAAGTTTATTGTGGTGTGCAGGAATCCATGGAGACATGACATTAGAAGGTGTTGCAGATCCAATATTTTTAGCCTTTGTTGCAGCAAATGCTTCTGCATATGCCAAAGGAGAAGCACTTCCTTATATCACTGCATCAGGTTTTTCCAGCTTATTTGTTAATGTGGGCGGAACAGGGGCTACATTAACCTTAGTTCTTCTGATGATTTTCTCAAAATCAAAAACTTATAAGGAATTGGGAAAGGTGGCTCTGCCGGGTTCGATTTTTGAAATAAATGAGCCGGTAATTTTCGGGTTTCCGATTATCATGAACCCACTGATGATGATTCCTTTCATTTTGATTCCGTTAGTATTGGCTGCCAGCAGTTATTTTCTTATGTCCATTGGATTGGTTGGCAGACCGATAATGATGGTTCCCTGGACCATGCCCCCGATTATTGGACCTTTAATGGCCACTGGCTGGGATATAAGAGCCGCAATCTGGTCTGCACTTGAAATTGTCATTGCTATTGTTATTTATATGCCATTTTTCAAGATTGCTGAAAAACAAATGTTGGAGAATGAAAATCACACACTTGAAACAACGGATATTGAAGTTAATGGAGTTGCAGAAAATTGATCATGGAGGAATTTACTATGTCAAAAAAAATTAAAGTTGTAACGATTGGCGGAGGATCCAGCTATACACCAGAATTGGTTGAGGGATTTATTAAAAGATATGATGAATTTCCAATCAGTGAATTGTGGCTGGTGGATATCGAAGAAGGCAGGCATAAGTTAGAGATTGTGGGAGAGATGGCTAAGCGGATGGTAGAAGCAGCAGGAATTGACTGCAAGGTTTACCTAACGCTGGACCGGCGGGAAGCTTTAAAAGATGCGGATTTCGTTACCACACAGCTGCGGGTTGGATTATTAGATGCTCGAATTCAGGATGAGCGTATCCCTTTAAGCCATGGGTTAATCGGTCAGGAAACCAATGGCGCCGGGGGCATCTTTAAGGCATTACGAACCATTCCTGTAATATTAGATATTGTTGAAGAAATGAAAGAGCTATGCCCTGATGCTTGGTTAATTAACTTTACCAATCCTTCCGGTATGGTTACGGAAGCCGTTTTAAGATATGGCAATTGGAACAAGGTCGTTGGTTTATGCAATATTCCAATCAATGCGGTCTATGAAGAAGCTGCAATACTTGATGAATTGCCATCAGATTTATTCTTCCAGTTTGCAGGCATTAATCATCTGCACTGGCACACAGTGGTTGATAAAAATGGAATTGACAGAACGGATGAACTTATAAATAAGATGTATGGAAGTGGAGAAACAAATTCAATTGTTGCAAATATTAAGGATAATCGTTTAATTTTTGAACAAGTTGAAAATCTTCATATGGTTCCATGCCCGTATCATAATTACTATTACTATACGGATAAAATGTTAGCCGAGGAATTAGAAGACTTTAAAAACAATGGAACCCGTGCAGAAAAAGTCAAAAAAATTGAAGCCGAATTATATGAATTATATAAGGACCCCAATTTAAATTATAAACCGAAACAGTTAGAAGAACGGGGCGGAGCCAGATATAGTGATGCTGCTTGCGAAACGATTACCTCAATCTACAATGATAAAAGAACAACCATGACCGTTAGTACCCGGAATAACGGTACGATCAAAGACCTGCCTGATGATTGCGCGGTTGAAGTTACTTGTACTTTAACAGGAAAAGGCCCGGTTCCTTATAATTTCGGAAGCTTTAAACCTCAGGAAAGAGGATTGCTGCAATTGATGAAAGCTATGGAGGAATTAACCATTGAAGCTGCTGTTACAGGGGATAGAGGCACCCTATTACAGGCCTTTATGATGAATCCTCTGATTACCAGCGGGGACGTAGCAAAACAGGTAATGGAGGAATTACTGGAAGCCCATGAAAAACATCTTCCTAATTTCTTTCAGTAGGTTTTCAGTAAACTTTTGTTTGATGAAAGGAGAAAAATTTTCTTGAATAAAAAAACAAACAAAATCATGGTTATCGTATCTCTCATAGGGTTATTGATTTTAACCGGATGTACTTCCAATCAAACCGGCGGTCAATTAAAGAAAGGGAGCGAAAGCAGCGGTTCTTTGAAAGACTCAGAAAAGAAAGAGATTGCGATGGAGTTAGTTTCCAGCGCAGAAAATTCATCGTTGGATTGGAAGGCTCAATACAGCTATATTGAAGATATTGAAGATGGGAGAGGGTATACAGCCGGAATCATCGGGTTTTGTTCTGGAACGGGAGATATGCTGCAATTAGTAAAAGGCTATACAGAAACAAAGTCGGAGAATCAGCTGGCTAAATACATAGAAGCTCTTGAAAAAGTGAATGGTTCGGATTCTCATGAAGGATTAGGGGAAGCTTTTGAAAATGACTGGAAGACTGCCAGCGAAGATGAAGAATTCCAGGAAGCACAGAACAAAATCAGAGATGAGATGTATTTTAATCCGGCAGTTGACCAGGCAGTAAAAGACGGATTATCCATTTTGGGCCAGTTCATTTACTATGATGCAA from Lacrimispora sphenoides JCM 1415 encodes the following:
- a CDS encoding PTS sugar transporter subunit IIC gives rise to the protein MDKLMNWLQDTIIPPLSRLGNQRHLVAVRNGLTLTLPAIISGSIFLIIGNIPIESWTNFLAPYEDMINAAVGVSFGIISLLAAIGIGYELSKSYDLDAISGAGLSVMAFITTQLSDGFVIDPAGFDSTGLFTAIIAGIVTTEIYHFCIKKNWVFKLPEGVPPAVSNSFVSLIPAMLILVLFWTIRVPLHFNITEFIQSIFSPLLHALNSLPGILLYTFLVSLLWCAGIHGDMTLEGVADPIFLAFVAANASAYAKGEALPYITASGFSSLFVNVGGTGATLTLVLLMIFSKSKTYKELGKVALPGSIFEINEPVIFGFPIIMNPLMMIPFILIPLVLAASSYFLMSIGLVGRPIMMVPWTMPPIIGPLMATGWDIRAAIWSALEIVIAIVIYMPFFKIAEKQMLENENHTLETTDIEVNGVAEN
- a CDS encoding 6-phospho-beta-glucosidase, translated to MSKKIKVVTIGGGSSYTPELVEGFIKRYDEFPISELWLVDIEEGRHKLEIVGEMAKRMVEAAGIDCKVYLTLDRREALKDADFVTTQLRVGLLDARIQDERIPLSHGLIGQETNGAGGIFKALRTIPVILDIVEEMKELCPDAWLINFTNPSGMVTEAVLRYGNWNKVVGLCNIPINAVYEEAAILDELPSDLFFQFAGINHLHWHTVVDKNGIDRTDELINKMYGSGETNSIVANIKDNRLIFEQVENLHMVPCPYHNYYYYTDKMLAEELEDFKNNGTRAEKVKKIEAELYELYKDPNLNYKPKQLEERGGARYSDAACETITSIYNDKRTTMTVSTRNNGTIKDLPDDCAVEVTCTLTGKGPVPYNFGSFKPQERGLLQLMKAMEELTIEAAVTGDRGTLLQAFMMNPLITSGDVAKQVMEELLEAHEKHLPNFFQ
- a CDS encoding chitosanase, with the translated sequence MNKKTNKIMVIVSLIGLLILTGCTSNQTGGQLKKGSESSGSLKDSEKKEIAMELVSSAENSSLDWKAQYSYIEDIEDGRGYTAGIIGFCSGTGDMLQLVKGYTETKSENQLAKYIEALEKVNGSDSHEGLGEAFENDWKTASEDEEFQEAQNKIRDEMYFNPAVDQAVKDGLSILGQFIYYDAIVMHGPGDGSVPYEESFPGIREAAINKAKSPADGGNEADYLTAFLDERDKVMKLESAHEDLSRTIAQRNFLKEENYSLQKPLEWEMYGDPFKIDK